The candidate division KSB1 bacterium genome segment GATTTGCCGAAAAAGCGAATCCTGCTTGAAGGACTCGGTCGCCAGCTCTTTTTGCCGGCGGCGGTATTCATATTCATCGCGCGTTTGCTCGAATTCCTGTTGCGAAATCAAATTCTTTTGCCGCAGTTCAATGGCGCGCTCGTAAAGCCGTTTGAGGCGCTGCACCTGATATTCCTGATCGTTGAGCTGCTGGCGCAAGTTCAAGCGGCTTTGCTCCATGAGCAGGCGCGTGTTGCGCAAATTATTGCTCTGCTCGAAAAACTGCGCTTCGCGGAACATGATGTCGAGCAGCAAATCGGTATTGGCAAGCTGCAAAATTTTGTCGCCCTCTTTGACAAAAGCGCCGGCTTCGATGAACTTCGTTTCGACACGTCCGCCTTCGATCGCGTCGATGTAAATCGTCTTGATCGGCAGCACCGTGCCGGTGACCGGAATGAATTCTTGAAACGGCCCGCGCGCCACCGCCGCAATCGTGATCTTCTCGGTCTCGACGTTCAGCTTCGAGCTGCTGTCGCCGAAAATGAAGCTGTAAATCACGAAGAAAAAAAACAATCCACCGCCTCCCACCATCGCGATTTTTTTCGGCGGCCATTTCTTTTTTTGAAGGGGACGATCCATGTTATTTTCTCTTATTGTTCATTAGACTGCAAAACCTGGGCAAAGGTGATCAACCCAAGGGCCTAAAAGGCCGACTAATAAGAATTCAACAACTGTGCCGATTTTTATTTTTAATAACTTAGGGTAGGGCAACAGCGGAAGAATGTTGCGAATAGTGTCCGCTGGCATGACAGAAGGTGTTCGGGAGTGGACAGTAGAATTGGTTGAATAGAGAGTAAATTATTCATATCGCAAAGCATTGACCGGATTAGTGAGCGCAATCTTAATTGAATGGTAACTTACGGTCAAAAGCACGATTATCAGGGCCATTAAGCCGATTTGGAAAAATGTCAAAATACTGATTTCGACATGGTAAGCAAATTTTTGCAGCCACCGATACATCATGAAATACGCGACCGGTACGGCGATCAAGAATGCGGCGGCAACCAGTTTAGCGAAGTCCTTTGACAAGAGAAGCATGATTTGTAATACTGAAGCGCCCAGCACCTTGCGCATGCCGATTTCCTTAGTACGCTGCACGGCGGTAAAAGTGGCGAGCCCAAACATACCCAAACTAGCAATGATGATCGCGAGGGCAGAAAAATAGGAAAAAATCTTTGCTAATCTTTGCTCGGCTTGATATAATTTATTGAGGCTGTCATCTAAAAAGAAATATTCAAAAGGATGAGCGGGGTCGAACTCCCTCCATTTGCTCGCAATATACTCCATTGTATCGGGCACGTTATTAGGACCGATTCTAATCGTAACAACACCGCGAAGTGCAGGCAGGTTCAAAAATGTGTGGTTTTGGGGATTCAGCAGACGAAGGATTAACGGCTCGATATTGCTGTGCAGGGAGGCATAATTAAAATTCTTTGTTACCCCTATCACCATGGCTTTTTTAAAGCCTCGCTCTTTGTCTCCCCGATGCCAGTACTCTAATTCTTGGCCAACTGCCGCAACAGCGGAAGCCCATCCAAATTTCTGAACCGCCGTTTCATTGAGAAGTACAGCTTCGGTGACATCCGTTGGGAAAGCCTCTGAAAAATTTCTCCCCGCTACAAGCCCAATCTCCAGGGTCTTCAGAAATGCTTCATCCACGAAATAGGTATTAACAAAATTTTGATCCTCTTTGCCCGGTAACTTGTACAGCATTTGTGGCACATTTTTTATTCCTACTCTGCCCGGTACGGAAGAGGAGGCCGCAGCACTGAGCACGTTCTGGTGTTCCAGGACCGTATTTCTAAACGTCCGATATCTTCGTTGCACTTCCCTTTCTCTTATGACCACTACAACGACCTGCTCTTTGTTGAAACCCAACCTTTGCTTTTGGATAAATTCCAGTTGATTATAAACCACTATTGTTCCAATCGCTAAAATGATTGAAATTGTAAATTGAGCCACGACCAAACCTTTTCGAATGGCATAACCGGCTAATCCCGAGTTGAATTTGCCTTTTAATACCTGCGCCGGCTGAAAGCTCGAGAGAAAAAACGCCGGATAACTGCCTGCAACAACGCCCACAAACAGAGCTATACCGAGCAAAAGAAGCAAGCTGTCATTGTATTCAAGCACGAGTTTTTTGTCAACCAACGCATTGAACGTGGGCAAGACAAATTCAACCAAGACGAGGGCAAAACAAAGTGCAATAAGCGATAAAATAATGGATTCTCCGATAAATTGCCCGATGAGTTGTTTACGACTTGCACCAACGACTTTTCGCATTCCTACTTCTTTGGCACGCTGAGCCGACCGGGCGGTAGTGAGATTTATAAAATTAATACAGGCAAGAAGCAACACAAAAATGGCAACGACTGAAAAAATGTAAATATACCTCATCTCACCATTCGGCTCTATTTCTCCTTCGAAGTGTGAATTAAAATGAATTTGTGTTAAAGGTTGAAGATGCAATCTGGAACCGTCATCAAAGGTGTAGCGAGGATCATATTTTTTGAAGAGATCGGTGATTCTTTTTTCGGCTTCAAGTGGAGAGGTGTTTTTATCAAGAAGTATATAAGTAAGACCGGACCACACACTTTTTTCAACAGTCATCAATGAACCAAGAAAATCGAATTTAAAGTGAGAGTTATGAGGAATATGAGCAAGCACACCTGTAACCTGAAAATAAAGCGTATCCTCAAGCGTGAGCACTTTGCCTATCGGATCCTCGGCAGCGAAATACTTTTCGGCCATTTCTTGGGTGATGACGACAGAATTGGGTTTGGCAAGCGCAGTTTTGGGGTTACCCATGACCAATGGGAAGGTAAAGACTTCAAAAATGGTCGAGTCTGCAAAGAAAAAGCGGTCCTCGTTGAAACGCTTGTTGCGATAATGAACAACACCGCCAGAGGGTACAATTCTGGTGCCGGATATCGCACCCGGAAGGTCGCCAATTACCCTCCCGCTTTCTTTGGTCCACTGTAGTGCACTCCCCCCGCCGCTAGGCGAGAGCGTGAGGAGCCGATAAACTTGTTCTGCGTTCCTATGGTACCTGTCATAGCTCAGTTCATCCCGAACGAAAAACAAGATCAAAAAACTTACAGCCATGCCGGCAGTGAGTCCGAAAACATTGATGGCAGTATAGCTCTTATGTTTTAACAAGCCCCGACAGGCGATCCTGAGATAATTTTTCAACATGGCAAGTGGTACAAATGTCGCAGGATAAATCCAACTGAATCAGCAGTCAATTTGTATCCCCTCGGTGAAGTCCATCTTTTCTTTGGCGGATGAATTTTGTATTTTCCTTCATGTTCACCCCATCAAGGAGGAAAATCATGTCGTCCGCAACCCCACTCACGCCGCGCGCCCAGGAGATGTTCGCCCGCATTGAGAAGTACCTCGCCAGCGGCCTCTCCCAGAAAGCTTTTTGTGCGCAGGAAAACCTCGTCT includes the following:
- a CDS encoding ABC transporter permease, with product MLKNYLRIACRGLLKHKSYTAINVFGLTAGMAVSFLILFFVRDELSYDRYHRNAEQVYRLLTLSPSGGGSALQWTKESGRVIGDLPGAISGTRIVPSGGVVHYRNKRFNEDRFFFADSTIFEVFTFPLVMGNPKTALAKPNSVVITQEMAEKYFAAEDPIGKVLTLEDTLYFQVTGVLAHIPHNSHFKFDFLGSLMTVEKSVWSGLTYILLDKNTSPLEAEKRITDLFKKYDPRYTFDDGSRLHLQPLTQIHFNSHFEGEIEPNGEMRYIYIFSVVAIFVLLLACINFINLTTARSAQRAKEVGMRKVVGASRKQLIGQFIGESIILSLIALCFALVLVEFVLPTFNALVDKKLVLEYNDSLLLLLGIALFVGVVAGSYPAFFLSSFQPAQVLKGKFNSGLAGYAIRKGLVVAQFTISIILAIGTIVVYNQLEFIQKQRLGFNKEQVVVVVIREREVQRRYRTFRNTVLEHQNVLSAAASSSVPGRVGIKNVPQMLYKLPGKEDQNFVNTYFVDEAFLKTLEIGLVAGRNFSEAFPTDVTEAVLLNETAVQKFGWASAVAAVGQELEYWHRGDKERGFKKAMVIGVTKNFNYASLHSNIEPLILRLLNPQNHTFLNLPALRGVVTIRIGPNNVPDTMEYIASKWREFDPAHPFEYFFLDDSLNKLYQAEQRLAKIFSYFSALAIIIASLGMFGLATFTAVQRTKEIGMRKVLGASVLQIMLLLSKDFAKLVAAAFLIAVPVAYFMMYRWLQKFAYHVEISILTFFQIGLMALIIVLLTVSYHSIKIALTNPVNALRYE